The following DNA comes from Gordonia zhaorongruii.
TCGACTTGCAGTCCGCCGCAGTCTCTTCCGCCGCGGAGACGTCGATGTCGGCGAGTACCACCTCGCACCCCAGGGCGGCCAGGGAGTACGCCGTCTCGCGGCCGATCCCGCTTCCCGCACCGGTGATGACGGCGAGCTTTCCGGTGAGAGGCAGCGGTGCTCCGAACTGTCGTGCACGGTCGATGGTGTTCGGCTCGCTCGACGATCCGTTCTCGATGCAGTCGATGAACTCACTCGCGGTCGCGGCGAGGTAATCGGGCTTCGTGTACGGCAGCCAGTGGCCGGTCGGGCTGCTCTTGCGCCACAGCTTCGCGGCATGCGTGTACGTGCGATCGTAGATCGCCGGCCGCAACGCGATATCCCGGTCGTTGACCACTTCGAGGACCGGGACGCGGGTCTGCCGGGGATCCGGGCTGACGAGCTTGCCGCGGATGTTGGCGCGGTAGAGCTTCAGGCCGTTGATCATGTCCTCGCGCAGGGTCGACGCGAACGCGACGTTTTCGCGCGGTGTGCCTTCGATGGCGTGCAGGAACTCGGTCCACAGCTTCTCCGACCCGAAGGTCCGGAAGAATGCATCGGAGACACCCGGCACCTGGAAGAAGCCGGTGTACGCCGATGAGGCGACCTGTGAGAGTGCACGCGCGATGGTGCCCGGTGTCGGCGATGACAGCTGGGCGCGGGCCCACTCGCCGAGGAAATCCAGGTTGGGGCCGGAGACCGACGTGAAGGAGGTGATGTGCTTCTCGGCGCCGGGGGTCGTCACGGCCTCCCACGCCTGAACCGAACCCCAATCGTGGGCGACGACATGCGCTGAACCGCCGTCGGTGACCGCAGCGATGACCGCGAAGAGATCCTCCGCCAGCACGTCGAGCTTGTAGTCCGCGACGTCCTCCGGGCGGTCTGTCTCACCGAAACCGCGGGTGTCGTAAGCGAACACCCGGTACTTCTCGGCGAGCTGCGGTGCGACGGCGTTCCACAGGTGGTGCGTATCCGGCCATCCGTGGACCAGAACCACTGCGGGACGGTCGGTGGAAGCGGTCTCACCGTATGAGTACGTTGCGATTCGTACTGAGCCCGCAGTGATGTCGCTGCGTTGCCAGTCGGTCATGTCATCTCCGATCGTGCCATTGATCATTGTGACGTTACCACTGGTAACGGTTATCCGCTAGCCATAGTTAGCAGGCGTGTTTTGCCAGTTCACTGGCGATATGACGCGAGGAAGTTGCCGATCCTGTCGATCGCTTCGGTCAGGTCTCGTGAGTACGGCAGCGTGACGATACGGAAGTGATGGTTGTCCGCCATGTTGAAGCCCGAGCCCTGTACGACGAGGATCTTCTCCTCCAGGAGGAGGTCCTGAACGAACTGCTCGTCGTTGTGGATCTCGTGTACTTCCGGATCGAGGCGCGGGAACGCGTACAGCGCGCCCATTGGCTTCACACAACTCACGCCCGGGATCTCGTTGAGCTTGTCCCAGGTGACGTTGCGCTGCTCCAGCAGACGTCCGCCGGGCTGGACGAGTGCATCGATGCTCTGATACCCGCCGAGGGCCACCTGGATCGCGTGCTGGGCCGGCACATTGGCGCACAAACGCGTCGACGCCAGGACGTTCATGCCTTCGATGAAGCCCTTCGCATGATCCTTGGGGCCGGTCATCACCACCCAGCCTGCGCGGTAGCCGCACACGCGGTACGCCTTCGACAGGCCGTTGAACGTGAAGACCAGTAGGTCCGGAGCAAGCGACGCGACGTTCACATGCTCGGCGTCGTCGTACAGGATCTTGTCGTAGATCTCGTCGGCGAGAACCAGCAGTGAGTGCTTGCGGGCCAATTCGGTCAACTGCTCGAGGACCTCACGGGAGTACACCGCACCCGTGGGGTTGTTCGGGTTGATCACGACGATCGCCTTGGTGCGCTCGGTGATCTTCGACTCGATGTCCTCGACGTTCGGGTTCCAGCCGTTGTCCTCGTCGCATTTGTAATGCACCGGAGTGCCACCCGCCAGCGACGTCATAGCCGTCCAGAGAGGGTAATCCGGAGCCGGGATGAGTACCTCGTCGCCGGTGTTCAGCAGCGCCTGCATCGTCATGGTGATCAACTCGGAGACACCGTTGCCCAACAGGACGTCGTTGACGTCGAAGTAGGGGAAGTCCGGCAGCATCTCGTACCGGGTCACCACTGCGCGCCGCGCCGACAGGACGCCCGCCGACTCGGAGTAGCCCTGCGAATACGGGAGAGCGTGGATCATGTCGCGCAGGATCACGTCCGGCGCTTCGAATCCGAAGAGCGCCGGGTTGCCGATGTTCAGCTTGAGGATCCGGTGGCCGTCGGCCTCGAGTCGCGCCGCGTGTTCGTGCACCGGACCGCGGATCTCGTAGCAGACGTCCTGCAACTTGTCCGACTGGTCGAGAAGCTTGAGATTCTGGTTCTGGTGTGACACGTAAGGGCGGCTCATGCGTTCATTCTGTCAGCAGAAGGCAACTGAATAGAATTCGCAAGGCATTCTGGGCGAGTGACTTCACAACACTTCACCGTCGCTTCGTTCAACGTCAACGGGATCCGCGCATCGCGGCGTCGGGGATTCGACGACTGGCTCGACTCCCGCGCGCCGGACGTGGTGGGACTGCAGGAGTTGCGGTGCCCGCAGTCGGAGGTCGGATCGTTTCCCGGTTACGCGGCGTCGGTCGACGTCGGATCGATCCCCGGACGCAACGGCGTGGGGCTGCTGACCCGAGTCGAACCCGAGGCTGCGCGGTCCTGGGTGACTCATCCGCCCACCGCGAGGGGGATCGGCGCGTACGCCACGCACGGCCGCTACCTGGAGGTGGACCTCGCCGACCGGCCGCTCACCGTCGCGTGCCTGTACCTGCCGAAGGGCGGACTGCCGGCACGGCTGCAGAAGGTCGGCTCCGGTGGCATGCGGGCCGAAGACGACGGCGGCGCCAAGTACGAACGGAAGATGGCGTTCCTCGCCGGCTTCGCGCGAGAACTCGACCGTAACCGGTTGGCCGCCAAACGAGCAGGGCGCGAGTTCCTGCTCGTCGGGGACCTGAATGTGGCGCACACCGAGTGCGACGTCACGAACTGGCGGCCGGCACGCAAGATGGAGGGCTTCCTGCCCGAGGAACGCGAGTGGTTCTCCTCGCTCCTCTCGCCGCGGAGGCTGGTGGACGTGGTCCGCGCACAGCACGGGGAGCGGCCGGGCCCGCTGACCTGGTGGAGCTGGGCCGGCCAGTCCTTTTCGAAGGACGTCGGATGGCGTGTGGATCACCAGCTCGCCACGCCTGGACTCGCGCGGCGTGCACGCGAGTGCTGGGTCGACAAGGAGACATCGCCGGACCGCCGTCTGTCCGATCACGCGCCTTTGCTCGTGCGCTACGGCATGGATGGGTAGCCGAACGCGGCGCGCAGATCTTCGAGTTCCGGTGAGCGCGTGATCAGCGGGCTTCGGTGACGGCTCTACTTCGCCGCGGAGATCCGCGTGTCCCGTCGGTCTGACGCCGACGACATATCTGCGGAGAGTGGCCGGAGGTGACAGCGCCGCCCGGAAGTGCCAGTGCCGCCCGGAAGTGCCAGAGCCGCCCGGAAGTGCCAGCGCCGCCCGGACATGACAGAGGCGCCCGGAAGCGGATGCTCCCGGGCGCCTCTGCGATCGACTCGTGCCTGTTCGGCTACTTCTTTCCGGGCCGCTTCTTGCCTGCCGCGAGCCCGAAGCCCTTCGCCTTGGACGCGCCGGTCTCGGCGATGGTCCGTGCGTCCGGACCCGCCGAGGCAGCGGGCGTCTCGGCGGACTCGGCGTCTGCCGAAGCGGTGTCACCCTCGGTCTCCGCCGGTGCCTCCGTCGGTGCCTCCGACTCCGTCGACGCCTCCGGCTCGGTGGCCTGCTGTTCGCTCGATTCGGCGTCGGCCGACCCGGTATCAGTCGCCTCGGTGGCCGGGTCCGCGGGAGCGTCGTCCTCAGGCGTGGCTGCAGCACCCGCAGCCCCCGCTGAGGTTCCGGCTGCCGCCGCGGGCTTGGCCGCTCCGCCGGGCTTCTTGGCGCCGGGCTTCTTGAGTCCGCCTGCCATGCCGAAGCCCTTGGCCTTGCCCTGCGTCCCCTCGGTCACTGCTGCGTCTTCGGACTGCGGCTCGGCAGTCGTCTCAGACTCGGCAGGTGCCGCGGACTCGGCGGTTGCTTCGGCCTTCGCGGGCTCTGCTGCTCCGGACTCGTCTTCGTCGGACGTCGACGCCGCGCCCGCGGCAGTTGCGGTTCCTGCTGCTGCGGTGCCGGCGGCCGGCTTGGCTCCACCTGGCTTCTTGGCGCCGGGCTTCTTGAGCCCGCCTGCCATGCCGAAGCCCTTGGCCTTGCCCTGCGATCCCTCGGTCACCGCTGCGCCCGCAGACTGCGACTCCGCAGATTCGGCAGGTGCTTCGGCGTTCGGGGATTCCGATGCTGCGGAGTCCTCCTCGTCGGACGTTGACGCCGCGCCTGCGGCCACTGCAGCTCCTGCCGCGCCTGCTGCCGCGGCGGTTCCGGCCGCTGCAGCGCCGCCCGGCTTCTTGGCGCCGGGC
Coding sequences within:
- a CDS encoding SDR family oxidoreductase, which codes for MTDWQRSDITAGSVRIATYSYGETASTDRPAVVLVHGWPDTHHLWNAVAPQLAEKYRVFAYDTRGFGETDRPEDVADYKLDVLAEDLFAVIAAVTDGGSAHVVAHDWGSVQAWEAVTTPGAEKHITSFTSVSGPNLDFLGEWARAQLSSPTPGTIARALSQVASSAYTGFFQVPGVSDAFFRTFGSEKLWTEFLHAIEGTPRENVAFASTLREDMINGLKLYRANIRGKLVSPDPRQTRVPVLEVVNDRDIALRPAIYDRTYTHAAKLWRKSSPTGHWLPYTKPDYLAATASEFIDCIENGSSSEPNTIDRARQFGAPLPLTGKLAVITGAGSGIGRETAYSLAALGCEVVLADIDVSAAEETAADCKSMGVLTNVYSLDVSKTPAVNDFAHTVRAKHGVPDIVINNAGIGLGGSALEASEEQIDRLIDINLRGVISGSRAFARQMVERGTGGQIINLASAAAFTPSRELGLYSATKAGVLMFSESLRAELAEHRIGVSAICPGIVHTNITTATEYAGIADQDAIRAKVTGMYERRNFTPDRVAKDIVAAIMSNRAVVPVTPEAKIGYRIYRFIPWASRIGARQKLTG
- a CDS encoding pyridoxal phosphate-dependent aminotransferase, coding for MSRPYVSHQNQNLKLLDQSDKLQDVCYEIRGPVHEHAARLEADGHRILKLNIGNPALFGFEAPDVILRDMIHALPYSQGYSESAGVLSARRAVVTRYEMLPDFPYFDVNDVLLGNGVSELITMTMQALLNTGDEVLIPAPDYPLWTAMTSLAGGTPVHYKCDEDNGWNPNVEDIESKITERTKAIVVINPNNPTGAVYSREVLEQLTELARKHSLLVLADEIYDKILYDDAEHVNVASLAPDLLVFTFNGLSKAYRVCGYRAGWVVMTGPKDHAKGFIEGMNVLASTRLCANVPAQHAIQVALGGYQSIDALVQPGGRLLEQRNVTWDKLNEIPGVSCVKPMGALYAFPRLDPEVHEIHNDEQFVQDLLLEEKILVVQGSGFNMADNHHFRIVTLPYSRDLTEAIDRIGNFLASYRQ
- a CDS encoding exodeoxyribonuclease III, whose product is MTSQHFTVASFNVNGIRASRRRGFDDWLDSRAPDVVGLQELRCPQSEVGSFPGYAASVDVGSIPGRNGVGLLTRVEPEAARSWVTHPPTARGIGAYATHGRYLEVDLADRPLTVACLYLPKGGLPARLQKVGSGGMRAEDDGGAKYERKMAFLAGFARELDRNRLAAKRAGREFLLVGDLNVAHTECDVTNWRPARKMEGFLPEEREWFSSLLSPRRLVDVVRAQHGERPGPLTWWSWAGQSFSKDVGWRVDHQLATPGLARRARECWVDKETSPDRRLSDHAPLLVRYGMDG